The proteins below come from a single Ruegeria sp. SCSIO 43209 genomic window:
- the rplM gene encoding 50S ribosomal protein L13, with the protein MKTFSATPADIDKKWILIDAEGVVLGRLASIVAMRLRGKHKASFTPNMDMGDNVIVINADKIQMTGKKREENFYWHTGHPGGIKSRTKQQILEGAHPERVVTQAVKRMLPGNRLARQQMTNLRVYAGAEHPHEAQAPEVLDVKSMNKKNTRS; encoded by the coding sequence ATGAAAACCTTTTCTGCAACACCTGCAGACATCGACAAGAAATGGATCCTGATCGACGCCGAGGGCGTTGTTCTGGGCCGTCTTGCCTCGATCGTCGCCATGCGCCTGCGTGGCAAGCACAAAGCGTCGTTCACACCCAACATGGACATGGGCGACAATGTCATCGTGATCAACGCTGACAAAATCCAGATGACCGGCAAGAAGCGCGAAGAGAACTTCTACTGGCACACTGGCCACCCGGGCGGCATCAAGTCGCGCACCAAGCAGCAGATCCTTGAGGGTGCACACCCCGAGCGCGTCGTGACCCAAGCGGTCAAGCGCATGCTGCCGGGCAACCGTCTGGCGCGTCAGCAGATGACCAACCTGCGCGTTTACGCAGGTGCCGAGCATCCTCATGAGGCGCAAGCGCCCGAAGTTCTGGACGTTAAGTCCATGAACAAGAAAAACACCCGGAGCTAA
- a CDS encoding nuclear transport factor 2 family protein, whose product MQELEQVIAAYGAAWQSTDPERRRSLLEQCFAQTGRYVDPTAEVSGRDQLNAHIGAVLSDTKGRVELTSEPNSHHDVVHFTWHMVAPDGSIMVAGHDFIRLDADGKIAHLSGFFGDPDPVQ is encoded by the coding sequence ATGCAAGAATTGGAACAGGTTATCGCTGCCTATGGTGCGGCATGGCAGTCGACCGATCCCGAAAGGCGACGGAGCCTTCTTGAGCAGTGTTTTGCACAAACTGGTCGTTACGTCGATCCAACTGCAGAAGTTTCCGGCAGAGATCAACTCAATGCCCATATCGGAGCGGTTCTGAGTGATACAAAGGGCCGAGTTGAGCTGACCAGTGAGCCGAATTCACACCATGATGTGGTCCACTTCACCTGGCATATGGTTGCTCCCGATGGTTCAATTATGGTGGCCGGACATGATTTCATTCGTCTCGATGCCGATGGTAAAATTGCACATTTGTCGGGCTTTTTCGGCGACCCTGACCCGGTGCAATAA
- a CDS encoding PLP-dependent aminotransferase family protein, with protein MDTIWPEALPKSKGPKYTLVADTIRKAIENKTLEVGKKLPPVRELAYRLKITPGTVARAYTILTDEGLLQAEVGRGTFVAPPRSPILDDVWSRQLHLRDDKYESNVSLFSPRLPDVGQVTLIRECLEKVAKGDPRMFMNYPTRDAYLPVRQVVADWLSDLPLGSLNADDIVLTHGGQSGICVVFQTVLKDPKPIVLVEDLSYAGFRRAGELMRAEVVGVKMDKWGISPDALDHILRQTKAQAICVSPEVQNPTGGHSPLERRKEVVEIARKHELQIIEDDCYRMGEARAPSYRALAPERGWHVSSISKTLTPALRVGFAIAPKEQSVDLRRSAEYGYFGLAQPLAELTRLLLGHPEARQLAKNVRTKMGEYVRVAVNALGGFDLNWDSEIPFVWLHLPSGWRSAAFSRAAEREGIQLRSADEFALRDGRAPNAVRIAVNGHVTLEKFEDAMLRLRALLDNPPEQISV; from the coding sequence ATGGATACAATTTGGCCAGAGGCGTTACCGAAATCCAAAGGTCCAAAATATACTCTGGTCGCTGACACGATCCGAAAAGCGATAGAAAACAAAACACTGGAGGTTGGAAAGAAACTACCTCCGGTGCGTGAGTTAGCGTATCGATTAAAGATTACACCAGGCACTGTCGCGCGCGCCTATACGATCCTGACCGATGAAGGTTTGCTACAAGCCGAGGTCGGGCGTGGTACATTTGTAGCCCCGCCGAGATCGCCCATTCTGGATGATGTCTGGTCGCGGCAGCTACATCTGAGGGACGACAAATATGAATCCAATGTCAGCCTGTTCAGCCCACGCTTGCCGGATGTGGGGCAGGTGACATTAATCCGCGAATGCCTTGAAAAGGTTGCAAAAGGCGATCCGCGGATGTTTATGAACTATCCGACCCGAGATGCCTACCTACCCGTGCGCCAGGTTGTGGCCGACTGGTTGTCAGATCTTCCTCTGGGCTCATTGAATGCAGATGACATTGTACTGACACACGGTGGGCAAAGTGGCATTTGCGTCGTGTTCCAGACCGTTCTGAAAGATCCGAAACCCATCGTGTTGGTTGAGGACTTGTCTTATGCCGGGTTCAGACGGGCAGGTGAGTTGATGCGCGCCGAGGTTGTCGGGGTAAAAATGGACAAATGGGGCATAAGCCCCGATGCGCTGGACCACATCCTCAGGCAGACGAAGGCGCAGGCGATCTGCGTCTCACCCGAAGTGCAGAACCCAACGGGCGGGCATTCACCGTTGGAACGGCGCAAAGAAGTTGTCGAGATTGCGCGAAAGCATGAATTACAGATCATTGAAGACGATTGCTATCGCATGGGCGAGGCCCGCGCGCCCAGCTATCGTGCTTTGGCACCCGAACGGGGCTGGCATGTTTCGTCAATTTCGAAAACTCTAACACCAGCATTACGGGTAGGTTTCGCCATCGCACCGAAAGAGCAGAGCGTCGATCTGCGGCGTTCTGCAGAATACGGGTATTTCGGGCTCGCCCAGCCTTTGGCTGAGTTGACGCGGTTGCTGTTGGGACATCCAGAGGCGAGGCAACTTGCAAAAAACGTCCGTACCAAGATGGGCGAATATGTACGTGTGGCGGTAAACGCCCTGGGTGGCTTCGATCTAAACTGGGATTCGGAGATTCCCTTCGTCTGGCTTCATCTGCCTTCCGGTTGGCGGTCTGCTGCGTTCAGCCGGGCGGCCGAGCGGGAAGGTATTCAGCTGCGATCGGCCGATGAATTCGCGCTTCGGGATGGTCGCGCGCCAAATGCCGTTCGTATAGCGGTGAACGGGCATGTCACGCTTGAGAAGTTCGAAGATGCCATGCTGCGCCTGCGCGCGCTGCTGGATAACCCACCCGAACAAATAAGCGTCTAG
- a CDS encoding DUF1127 domain-containing protein — MTRAMHNPALLLLNDSPRLPLIAALAVRFAASVTQWEQRRRSRVNLGKLDDRLLRDVGLTRHRADSEVSRYFWMK, encoded by the coding sequence ATGACACGCGCAATGCACAACCCCGCCCTCTTGCTGCTGAACGACAGCCCTCGGCTGCCGCTTATCGCCGCGCTGGCCGTGCGGTTTGCGGCGTCGGTCACACAATGGGAACAACGTCGCCGCAGCCGGGTAAACTTAGGTAAGCTGGATGACAGGCTGCTCCGCGATGTCGGGCTGACCCGCCATCGGGCAGATTCAGAAGTCAGCCGCTATTTCTGGATGAAATAG
- a CDS encoding PaaI family thioesterase — MSLALNKQELTEYLAQVFPQVHSDFVVEDLTEANITMRLRVEDRHLRPGGTVSGPSMFGLADVSVYAMVLARKGRQSLAVTTNSSLDFLRKPEGGADLIAECKLLKLGRTLAVGDVLIYSVGSDKPVARASMTYSLPPEGSAAAAFG, encoded by the coding sequence ATGTCATTAGCACTGAACAAACAAGAATTGACGGAATACCTGGCACAGGTGTTTCCACAGGTTCATAGCGACTTTGTCGTCGAGGATCTGACAGAAGCCAACATCACCATGCGCCTGAGGGTCGAAGACCGTCACCTGCGCCCCGGAGGCACAGTATCTGGTCCGTCCATGTTCGGGCTGGCCGATGTCAGTGTATATGCAATGGTTTTGGCACGGAAAGGTCGGCAATCTCTGGCTGTCACCACCAACAGTTCTCTGGATTTCTTGCGCAAGCCCGAAGGCGGGGCGGACCTGATTGCTGAGTGTAAGTTGTTGAAATTAGGTCGTACACTGGCTGTTGGGGATGTGCTGATTTACTCGGTGGGCTCTGACAAGCCCGTCGCGCGGGCCAGCATGACCTATTCGCTTCCTCCAGAAGGCTCAGCCGCTGCTGCCTTTGGGTAA
- the trmFO gene encoding methylenetetrahydrofolate--tRNA-(uracil(54)-C(5))-methyltransferase (FADH(2)-oxidizing) TrmFO — translation MTETLHIVGGGMAGSEAAWQAAEMCVDVVIHEMRPNVGTFAHQTGNLAEMVCSNSFRSDDDEQNAVGLLHWEMRAANGLIMTTADSHRLPAGGALAVDRDPFAEAVTAKLKAHPRVSVSAEEVTSLPQDGKWIFATGPLTSPALGEAIRAETGAEALAFFDAIAPIVYADSIDMSKAWMQSRYDKGETEEERTAYLNCPMDRDQHEAFINALLAADKTEFHEGETAGYFDGCLPIEVMAERGRETLRHGPMKPVGLTNPHQPDVKPYAVVQLRRDNALGTLFNIVGFQTKMKYGSQTEVFRMIPGLENASFARLGGIHRNTFINSPTLLDAQMRLKSRPNIRFAGQITGVEGYVESAAMGLLAGRLAAAEILGRSLPDVPQDSAMGALIHHITGGAEAKTFQPMNVNFGLFRPVDGLKGGRRGRKDRYKAYTDRAKEVWSDWVKQC, via the coding sequence ATGACAGAGACATTGCATATCGTGGGCGGCGGCATGGCCGGGTCCGAGGCCGCCTGGCAGGCAGCGGAAATGTGCGTGGATGTTGTGATCCACGAAATGCGTCCTAATGTGGGCACGTTTGCACACCAGACCGGCAATCTGGCCGAGATGGTGTGTTCGAACTCATTCCGATCGGATGATGATGAACAGAACGCAGTCGGCTTGCTGCATTGGGAAATGCGCGCGGCAAACGGGTTGATCATGACGACCGCAGATAGCCATCGCCTGCCTGCGGGTGGCGCGCTTGCGGTTGACCGTGATCCTTTTGCCGAAGCCGTAACTGCCAAGCTGAAGGCCCATCCACGGGTCTCGGTCTCAGCGGAAGAAGTAACCAGTCTACCCCAAGACGGAAAGTGGATCTTTGCAACCGGGCCGTTGACCTCGCCCGCATTGGGGGAAGCCATTCGCGCAGAGACTGGTGCCGAGGCGCTGGCCTTTTTCGACGCGATCGCCCCCATCGTCTATGCAGACAGCATTGATATGAGCAAAGCCTGGATGCAGTCACGCTACGATAAGGGCGAGACTGAGGAAGAGCGCACCGCCTACCTCAACTGTCCGATGGATCGTGACCAGCACGAAGCCTTCATTAATGCGCTGCTGGCTGCAGATAAGACCGAATTCCACGAGGGAGAGACCGCTGGTTATTTCGACGGCTGTCTGCCGATCGAGGTTATGGCCGAGCGCGGTCGTGAAACTTTACGCCATGGCCCGATGAAACCTGTTGGCCTGACAAATCCGCATCAACCGGACGTAAAACCTTATGCCGTCGTCCAATTGCGGCGCGACAATGCCTTGGGCACGTTGTTCAATATCGTCGGTTTTCAAACCAAGATGAAGTACGGATCGCAGACCGAGGTATTTCGTATGATACCGGGTCTGGAAAATGCCAGCTTTGCGCGATTGGGTGGCATTCACCGCAATACTTTCATCAACTCTCCGACTTTGCTGGACGCGCAGATGCGGCTTAAGTCTAGGCCAAATATTCGTTTTGCGGGGCAAATCACGGGGGTGGAAGGGTATGTGGAAAGCGCAGCGATGGGCCTTTTGGCAGGCCGTTTGGCCGCTGCCGAAATACTAGGCCGATCCCTTCCCGACGTACCGCAAGACAGTGCGATGGGCGCATTGATCCACCACATCACGGGCGGCGCCGAAGCCAAGACCTTCCAGCCGATGAACGTGAATTTCGGTTTGTTTCGTCCGGTCGACGGCCTGAAGGGGGGGCGCCGAGGCCGCAAGGACCGCTACAAGGCCTATACCGATCGCGCAAAAGAAGTCTGGAGCGATTGGGTAAAGCAGTGTTGA
- a CDS encoding class I SAM-dependent methyltransferase — MSDKFLKDTYNLNSAQETHDHYQKWAASYDDEVGEHGYVTPDRVAAALKSFVSDADVPVLDYGCGTGLSGLALRKAGFRVIDGMDPTPKMLEGAAAKGVYRNLINFEVTDPNPIEAEAYSTITCIGVIGVGAAPPETFDLLMNALPRGGYLAFSFNDHTLADCTYTGRLNDWLDMGHARLLFREYGPHLPGVDMKSDVYVVEKK, encoded by the coding sequence ATGAGCGATAAGTTTCTGAAAGACACATACAATCTGAATTCTGCCCAGGAAACGCACGATCACTACCAAAAATGGGCGGCCTCATACGATGATGAAGTCGGTGAGCACGGATATGTCACCCCGGACCGTGTTGCGGCAGCATTGAAATCCTTTGTCTCAGATGCTGATGTGCCGGTGCTGGACTACGGATGCGGTACCGGGTTGTCGGGTTTAGCACTTCGCAAGGCGGGTTTTCGTGTCATCGATGGGATGGATCCAACACCAAAGATGCTGGAAGGTGCCGCTGCCAAGGGGGTTTATCGCAACTTGATAAACTTCGAAGTTACTGATCCCAACCCCATTGAGGCCGAGGCTTACTCAACCATAACATGCATTGGCGTCATCGGCGTTGGTGCCGCGCCGCCTGAAACCTTTGATCTACTTATGAACGCGCTGCCACGTGGCGGATATCTGGCGTTTTCCTTCAACGATCACACTTTGGCTGACTGCACTTACACCGGGCGGCTGAACGACTGGCTGGACATGGGTCACGCAAGGCTGTTATTCCGCGAATACGGTCCGCATCTACCGGGTGTGGACATGAAATCTGACGTATATGTTGTTGAAAAAAAGTGA
- the gluQRS gene encoding tRNA glutamyl-Q(34) synthetase GluQRS, translated as MIFTTRFAPSPTGPLHLGHAYSALLAFDQARAAGGSFLLRIEDIDQSRSRSHWETQIYDDLHWLGLRWPHPAMRQSDRLPRYREALEILKNMGLVYPCSCNRADIESAADAPQEGVPQFGPDGRIYPGTCRDRPLSDASDGDVLRLNMHKAIKASELRGFCETGAKYLGTHELDAHNLMNAVGDIILVRRNMGSSYHLSVVVDDADQNISHVVRGEDLFDATQIHVLLQGLLGLPTPVYHHHRLIRDNNGKRLAKRDDARAISLYREQGASPAEIREMVGI; from the coding sequence GTGATATTCACAACGCGTTTTGCGCCATCGCCAACAGGTCCGCTGCATTTGGGGCACGCCTATTCCGCGCTTCTTGCGTTTGATCAGGCACGGGCTGCGGGTGGATCATTTCTTTTACGGATCGAAGATATTGATCAATCGCGATCCAGGTCCCATTGGGAAACCCAGATATACGACGACCTGCACTGGCTTGGACTGCGCTGGCCGCACCCGGCGATGCGCCAGTCGGACAGGCTGCCGCGATACAGAGAGGCATTGGAAATTCTGAAAAACATGGGCCTTGTCTACCCTTGCAGCTGCAATCGTGCCGATATCGAATCTGCGGCCGATGCTCCGCAGGAAGGTGTACCCCAGTTCGGACCTGACGGGCGCATCTATCCAGGCACGTGCCGCGACCGCCCTTTGTCGGATGCTTCAGATGGGGATGTTCTGCGCCTGAACATGCACAAGGCTATCAAGGCATCCGAACTTCGTGGATTTTGTGAAACTGGTGCGAAGTATTTGGGAACGCATGAGCTTGATGCGCACAACCTCATGAACGCGGTTGGCGATATCATTCTCGTTCGGCGCAATATGGGCAGTTCGTATCACTTGTCCGTTGTGGTTGATGACGCGGACCAGAACATCTCCCATGTGGTCCGGGGCGAGGATTTGTTCGATGCCACGCAGATACATGTCCTTTTACAAGGGCTGCTTGGGTTGCCGACACCTGTTTATCATCATCACCGTCTGATCCGGGACAACAACGGCAAACGCCTCGCGAAACGTGACGACGCACGCGCTATCTCGCTTTATCGCGAACAAGGAGCATCTCCCGCTGAAATCAGAGAGATGGTGGGCATTTGA
- the hisI gene encoding phosphoribosyl-AMP cyclohydrolase, producing MQKVFAMADAVLFDPSTLKFNEAGLIPAIAQDEATGEVLMMAWMNVQSIERTLGTGRVTYWSRSRQAFWIKGESSGHFQALVDFRVDCDRDCLLIVVNQTGPACHTNRRSCFYTAVRDGTEVELMKPME from the coding sequence ATGCAAAAGGTTTTTGCGATGGCTGACGCAGTCTTGTTCGATCCGTCGACACTGAAATTCAATGAGGCGGGTTTGATCCCCGCGATCGCACAGGACGAAGCGACGGGCGAGGTTCTGATGATGGCCTGGATGAATGTCCAATCCATCGAGCGCACGTTGGGAACCGGACGGGTTACGTATTGGTCGCGGTCGCGACAGGCGTTCTGGATCAAGGGCGAAAGCTCAGGCCACTTTCAGGCCCTGGTGGATTTTCGCGTCGATTGCGACAGGGATTGCCTGCTGATTGTGGTGAACCAAACGGGGCCAGCCTGTCACACCAATCGGCGAAGTTGTTTCTACACGGCCGTCCGCGATGGGACCGAAGTCGAGCTCATGAAGCCGATGGAATAG
- a CDS encoding iron-sulfur cluster assembly scaffold protein, which produces MSGETDLIKLYSGRILALAADIPHLDRLDNPDATVKKRAPLCGSTVTVDVKLEDGRIVDFGQDVKACALGQASASVVGSAVIGATRSQVETARDQLSAMLKKDGPAPEAPFDGLEVLMPARDYKNRHASILLALDATAEAMEQAEQANCA; this is translated from the coding sequence ATGAGCGGCGAAACCGATCTGATCAAGCTCTATTCCGGACGCATCTTGGCGCTAGCTGCGGATATTCCGCATCTGGATCGCTTGGATAATCCCGATGCGACGGTAAAGAAACGAGCCCCTTTGTGTGGATCGACCGTGACTGTAGACGTCAAGCTCGAAGATGGGCGGATCGTGGACTTTGGGCAAGACGTAAAGGCCTGTGCGTTGGGTCAGGCCTCGGCTTCGGTCGTAGGCAGCGCCGTGATCGGGGCGACGCGGTCGCAGGTCGAAACCGCACGTGATCAGCTTTCCGCAATGCTGAAGAAAGACGGCCCTGCCCCAGAGGCGCCCTTTGACGGGCTCGAAGTTCTGATGCCCGCGCGGGACTACAAGAACCGCCACGCGTCAATCCTGCTGGCGCTTGACGCGACCGCCGAGGCGATGGAGCAGGCCGAACAAGCCAACTGCGCCTGA
- a CDS encoding MarC family protein, with translation MNNLLEHFVTLWVVIDPIGTIPVFIAVTAGIATGARRKTALLAALVSAGILLFFLIFGQLVIEALDIGLNSFQVAGGIILFLFALTMIFGESKQVIEQRQAEEDLDDKMHKTNPAIFPLAVPSLASPGAMLAIVVLTDNNRYSVADQSITALVMLVVIAIAFVLMLLAEPIIRLIGHSGAAIISRVMGMILASVAVNSVLSATIEIIKTGQL, from the coding sequence GTGAACAATTTGCTGGAACATTTTGTGACGCTCTGGGTCGTGATCGACCCCATCGGCACCATCCCCGTCTTTATCGCTGTCACTGCTGGGATCGCGACGGGTGCGCGTCGTAAAACTGCTTTACTGGCCGCGTTGGTCAGCGCAGGCATTCTGCTGTTCTTTCTGATCTTCGGGCAACTTGTGATCGAGGCTTTGGATATCGGCCTTAACTCGTTTCAGGTTGCAGGCGGAATTATTCTGTTTCTCTTCGCTCTGACCATGATCTTTGGCGAAAGCAAACAGGTGATCGAGCAGCGCCAGGCCGAAGAAGACCTGGACGACAAAATGCACAAGACCAATCCGGCCATTTTCCCTTTGGCCGTCCCTTCGCTTGCGTCACCGGGCGCGATGCTGGCGATAGTGGTTCTAACGGACAACAACCGATACAGCGTCGCCGATCAGAGCATCACTGCACTGGTTATGTTGGTCGTTATTGCCATAGCGTTTGTGCTGATGCTGCTGGCCGAGCCGATCATCCGGTTGATCGGGCATTCCGGCGCAGCGATCATCAGCCGCGTGATGGGGATGATCCTTGCATCTGTCGCCGTAAATTCAGTTCTATCCGCCACGATCGAAATCATCAAAACCGGACAGCTGTAA
- the recG gene encoding ATP-dependent DNA helicase RecG, whose translation MSGRPEQLFPLFAGLETLDGVGPKTAQLLGQLGIDSPRDVLFSLPYAVIDRRRRDTIQGADLPTTLTVEVTIGAHRAPRNKGGAYRIHVEDSQADFQLVFFHARGDYLKKLLPEGARRVVSGKLELFDGMAQMVHPDHMVAPENAGELPEFEPVYHLTQGVTQKTAYKAAQSALARVPALAEWADPAQVAQQNWPDWTTAIHAAHHPQGADDVAPFAPARERLAYDELLSHQLTLALARQRERKARGIISLGTGALQSKVLASLPYRPTGAQTRAIEEISADMAAETRMNRLLQGDVGAGKTLVAFVSLLIAVEAGGQGVMMAPTEILARQHLEGLRPLAEEAGVVLEILTGRDKGAERRAKLAALKQGDIQILVGTHAVFQDDVEFKALRLAIVDEQHRFGVRQRMELSEKGQRADVLVMTATPIPRSLALAQYGDMDVSVLDEKPPGRKPIKTAVVSTQRMDEVVAHLRGAIDAGKQCYWVCPLVDESEISDLTAAEERFKRLRAILGDDVVGLVHGQMPPADKDAAMAAFQSGKTKVLVATTVIEVGVNVPNATIMVIERAEIFGLAQLHQLRGRVGRGEDASTCLLMYQPPLSEGGRKRLEVLRETEDGFRIAETDLQMRGAGDLIGTAQSGLPKFRIADLERQAGLMAVAQSDARALLSADPKLTSDRGQAARVLLWLMKQDQAIRLISVG comes from the coding sequence ATGAGCGGCAGGCCTGAACAGCTCTTTCCGCTGTTTGCGGGTCTTGAAACACTAGATGGTGTGGGGCCGAAGACCGCGCAGCTTCTGGGCCAATTAGGGATCGATTCACCGCGCGATGTATTGTTTTCGCTACCCTATGCGGTGATTGACCGGCGGCGACGCGATACGATTCAGGGCGCCGACCTTCCGACGACTCTGACTGTTGAGGTGACAATCGGCGCGCATCGAGCACCGCGGAACAAAGGGGGCGCATATCGCATTCATGTTGAAGACAGTCAGGCGGATTTCCAGCTGGTGTTTTTTCATGCCCGAGGGGACTATCTGAAGAAGCTGTTGCCGGAGGGCGCGCGCCGGGTGGTATCGGGAAAGCTTGAGCTGTTCGATGGCATGGCTCAGATGGTACACCCCGATCATATGGTCGCGCCTGAAAACGCAGGCGAATTGCCCGAGTTTGAACCGGTTTATCATCTGACGCAGGGTGTGACGCAAAAAACTGCCTATAAAGCTGCTCAAAGTGCGTTGGCGCGAGTACCTGCATTGGCCGAATGGGCCGACCCCGCTCAGGTGGCACAACAGAATTGGCCAGATTGGACAACTGCTATTCACGCGGCGCATCACCCACAAGGGGCGGACGACGTAGCACCTTTTGCGCCTGCGCGGGAACGTCTGGCTTACGATGAGCTGCTCTCACATCAACTGACGCTGGCCCTGGCACGACAGCGTGAGCGTAAAGCGCGGGGGATCATCAGTCTCGGCACCGGTGCTTTGCAATCCAAGGTGCTGGCAAGCCTTCCATATCGACCAACCGGAGCGCAGACACGCGCGATCGAGGAAATCTCGGCAGATATGGCCGCTGAGACGCGGATGAACCGGTTGCTTCAGGGCGATGTGGGGGCAGGAAAGACTCTGGTAGCATTTGTTTCGCTGCTTATAGCCGTCGAAGCTGGCGGGCAGGGGGTGATGATGGCCCCTACCGAAATCCTTGCCCGGCAGCATCTTGAAGGGCTGCGTCCATTGGCAGAAGAAGCCGGAGTTGTACTGGAAATCCTGACCGGGCGCGACAAGGGGGCTGAGCGTCGAGCGAAGCTGGCTGCGCTGAAGCAGGGAGATATTCAGATATTGGTCGGTACCCACGCGGTGTTTCAGGACGATGTTGAATTCAAAGCCCTAAGGCTGGCCATCGTTGATGAGCAGCACCGTTTTGGCGTCCGCCAACGCATGGAGCTGTCCGAAAAGGGCCAACGCGCCGATGTGCTGGTGATGACCGCTACGCCCATCCCGCGCAGTTTGGCGCTTGCGCAGTACGGCGATATGGACGTCTCGGTGCTGGATGAAAAGCCGCCGGGTCGTAAACCGATCAAGACCGCAGTCGTCAGTACGCAACGCATGGACGAAGTTGTGGCCCATCTGCGCGGTGCGATTGATGCAGGCAAACAATGCTATTGGGTGTGCCCATTAGTCGATGAATCCGAGATCTCGGACCTGACTGCGGCTGAGGAGCGTTTCAAACGGTTGCGCGCGATCTTGGGGGACGATGTGGTGGGTCTGGTACACGGCCAAATGCCGCCCGCCGATAAAGACGCGGCAATGGCGGCGTTTCAGAGTGGTAAGACCAAAGTCCTTGTCGCTACTACGGTGATCGAGGTTGGGGTGAACGTGCCGAACGCCACGATCATGGTGATTGAGCGGGCAGAGATTTTTGGTCTGGCGCAGTTGCATCAGCTTAGGGGCCGAGTTGGACGTGGTGAAGATGCCTCAACCTGTTTGTTGATGTATCAGCCACCGCTTAGCGAGGGTGGTCGCAAACGGCTGGAGGTACTCCGAGAAACTGAAGACGGCTTCCGCATTGCCGAGACCGATCTGCAGATGCGCGGTGCGGGTGACTTGATCGGAACCGCACAATCTGGCCTGCCAAAGTTCCGGATAGCTGATCTTGAAAGGCAAGCTGGGCTGATGGCGGTGGCGCAATCAGATGCGCGCGCTTTGCTGTCCGCAGACCCCAAATTGACCTCGGATCGGGGGCAGGCTGCGCGTGTTCTTCTGTGGCTTATGAAGCAGGATCAGGCGATCCGTTTGATATCAGTGGGTTAG